The genomic stretch gctgctggTCCTTGCAGTTGGGACCTTTGCAGTATCTTGCAGACCAGCTTTCACCTGCAGCCTCAGCGAGGTTTGCATTTGGGGAAGGACAGGACTGGAAAAGTGGGTTTCAGGCACCCATCTCAGCTGAAGCATCTGGAGCtggtgggggacagggatggggacgggggctGTCTGTGCTAGGAACATGCTGGACATGTATCGTCCTTCTGTCTCGCCGCTGCTGCGGGAGCTCTCGCACGGTGCTGCGTCTCCTGCTGAAATCCCAGCTCctcgcctctcccctcccttccccgcagccTTTGGAGTGCTGGACTTTGTCCGCACGCCTGTTCCCGGGAGCCAGGCAGGTAGGAACCGTTTTGAAGGGCTGTCCAAGGCCACGCCGAGCCGTCTGCTCCCAGCCTGATGCCTGGAGCACACCTTGCTGTTCGTGCTTTTTAACGCATCTTCCAGGTCTGTGCGGGCAGAAGCGCCTTTAGCTGCAAAGCGCAGCTGCCCCCTTGTCTCTCTCGGAGAGGATCAGGACTTCGATGCTCTCAGCTGTATCGCTTCGGCCCCTCGTGGTCTGTTTATTTTCCCAGCGAGCTGGGGTAGATGGGTGAGCTGTTTGCTGATGGAGGAATAGCTGGGGCTTCAGTGAGCAGCCTGGGGTCCCTGGCACCGCAGCGAGCTGATTCTTAGCCCTGCGCAGGTCTCTTCTGCCCATTGCTGCCCGCTGGCCCCCCGTGCTGGTTATCTCTTGTCCTTGTAGTTTCATCTGCAAGTATTTGGCCTGCCCTGGACCTGCCCGAACCCCGTTTCCCTCCGCAGCGGTGGGTTATGTTATCTCAATGCTGTTTGGAGTTGGGGAGGAGCGGGAAGAGAGCATCCTCTCGCCAGTCACTCCCAATGGGGTCACGCCTTGTCTGGCGGGGTCTCAGCCTCCGCAAGCCTGGGTTTGTGGCCAAGCCTGGGCCGGTTCACTACTGGCTCTTATAGTCAGCTCCTGTCTGGTTTCCTTTCGTTGTGTGTGGGGTGTCCCCTCTCCTGCTGGGACTAACTCCTTGGTTTTGCATGAGGTCTGATGGCCGTCACCCTCCGTGCCAGGTCCGACCCACGCTGCAGAACGGGTCTGGCTCTTCCCAAGAAGGCCTGGGTGGAggccggggggctgtggggcaagGAGGAGCCGGACAGGGAGCGTTTTTGGGAGCCCTGTGCATCACTAATGGCGTGGGGACCTCTTGTGGCTGGAGAAACGGGGATCTGGCCAGgcttggctgggctgggctccggCAGCCTGTCTGCCTCCGTCTGCCTGCGGCGCAGCCGGGAGGGCTCTCCTTGGGCCGTGCGTGGGACCTGAGGGACGCAGGGTTGGTACCCGGTGGGTCTGGAGCGTGAAGGCTGAGCTGGCgtctccattttctctttcagattccAAAGGATCCTTGGAGCCGCACAAACCGGGTAAGTGCCCGGCAGAAATCGGAGCTTTAACCCGTCTGCTGAACATCAGCAATTAAAATCTCCAAAGAGAGGGGACTGTTAATGGCCATGAAGGGTAAAGAGTACTTTTGGGGTGTCTGAGGAACACTGCAAGGCAGTGCTTGGCTGCGAGACTTGGAAAATGGTCTCTGTCAGTGCACCCCTGGGTATTTCTGCGGGCAAGTGCTCGACAGGGACATTGAGACCCCGTTGTGCTTCTGGCTCTTGCCTGAAATTGTGAGCAAATGGTCATGAGCACTGTGACCTTCTTCTCATCTTGCCATAGCTGCACAGTATAGGGGATCCAGGCCCTGCCTCCCCTACCCGGTGGCTGCAGGCAAGAGGATGCTcgaaggaagaaaagtaaaaatgccCGTTGCTCACATGTGCATCTTCTCTTCCagtgaaaagcaagaagaaacgGGAGCTGAGGATAACATGTCCCCCCATCAAACAGCCCGTTGCCAACACAACGTAAGTGTCTCTGCTGCTTAAAGCCAGCCGGCGGTTCTCCAGAGCCGGATTCAGCACCGTCGCAAGGGGAATGGCCCGTGAAGACTTCACAAAATCagcacagttaattttttttctcttaagctcTGGCTTACGGGCAATGAGAAGGAATTACATACGTATGCACATGTGCGTGCAGACACACGCACAGCGTGTGTCTCTCTGGGAGGTGCCTGTTTGATTTGAAATGACTGAAAGGCAAAGGCTAGGAGACTGCTGGGAGACTCTCTTCAGTCTttctgccctggctgtgctgaTGCCAAAGGGCAAACACATGGTGGAGAGAGCAAATCTGCCCGAGGGAACAAGAGGGGAAGGTTTTTAgtgcaggggaagagaagaggTGGTGGCAGCTGGACCACGGCAGGAGCAGGAGGGTGAGGGTTGGGGGATGCTCTGCGTGGCAGGGCATCCTCCCCCTGACCTGTGCGTCAGAGCTAGTTTGAGTTGTTTGCAGCTCCTCGCCGTGGTGCGAGGAGGACACGGGCATCTTGTGTTGTTGTGCTGCTTGGTGCCGGGGGCTGGTGCCCAGCAGTATCTCAGGGCACTGGAATTTCTCTCTGCCCTGTTTGCTTTGTGTGGCTGATGCTTGTTATGCTGTGCGGGAGAGCCCAGGGTAGCGGCGCTTGGTTTGACGAAGAGCAGACAGCTAAAATTCCTCTTCTGTGGTGCTCTTCCAAAACACCTTGGGCTGCGTCTCCACCGCTGAGCCTTGTTTGCTCCAGAAACCCTTTCTAGAGACCCTCCCAGCTCCAGGAGAGAAGTGAAATCCCCGAAGGGGAAATACCACTACCGAAAACCCCAGGTAGATAGAGCGGATCTGCCAGAATGAGAGGCAGGGGAACTCCCCCATTAATGCTGTGCAGCCTAGCATGCACACGCCGAGCCCTGCATGCAACAGCCGCCTCCTTCCCCCTTGGGTGCATCTGTCTCTGCTCCCGTCGGTGTTTGAATTTCCTCTGGAGTTTGTGGGGCGCTTGCACGTCCAGAGCACTCACGTAAAAGCTGTGCAAGCTATCCACAActccttttctttgtgcttttcaaGCTGCAGTGCAAATATTTGCGCAGTGCCAGGCTTTTGCTGTGAGCCTGAAGTACTTCCTTGAAGCCAGAGGTTGCTGTACTGCTGGGATGGGAATTGGGAGGCTAAACCCCTTGGGCAATCTCCACTCTTAGAAGGtcccaggggatggggagagcagagaagcGAGGCATGAGGGACAAAATGCTCATGTTGGCTCTAAAAGTACCATGCTGCCCGTAATGGGAAGTGggcagcaatgaggaaaaaaaaaagccataaaggaAGACTTTCACCTGCACGGTGTTGTGCAAAGCGTGACGCCGaagtgctgcctgctctgcctgccacGCTGCCTGAAAGAGGCCTGCGAGTGTACACAAATGACTCACGGGTGAGGAATTACCTGTTGTTCCCTCGGCGTGCGTTTCGGGCTACGTGGCTGTCCTGTTACAACACCTGCCTGTCAAAACATgacagctgagctgctctgccaCAGAAACGTCTCATCCCGTCGGTCTCGGTTCCTTGGGCTCCTGAGCAGGGATGGTTTCGTAGCCGGTTGGTTTGATGCATGTCTCACCTAGCTGACTCTCTGGGGTTCTCGCTGGCTGCGTGCAGCGAGTGCCTCGTGGGTGTGGGCTGAGGAGTTACTGGCACGATTAAAGCATTTGTGAATGTTTGGAGGGGGCTGGTTCAAACCCACGACAGCAAGGCACAGTGGAAAGCAGCGGCTGAAAGTGCTCGAAGGAACGTGAAACCTGGCTCTGGCCAAGAGGGTTAACAAAGCTGGGCTTTCTCCTgactctctctcttctcttgcagGCCCCCGAGGAACTTGGACTCCAGAGCATTCATTACCATTGGAGATAAAGTACGTGTCGAtgtggtttattttttgcttgcttcCAATTTTGTTTGCCCCTTGTATGGGGAGTTTTATGGATCGTGCCTGAGAACCTGTCAAATCATATCTTGAGATTCCGTGAGAAGGACAGTGCCATCCTTGTGCAGCCTCGTGGGATGCATCTTCGCAGGGATGAGACATCCCACAGCAGGACCCTTCCCCTGTGGAGCAATGGGGTGTCTGTGTATTTAGAGCAGTGACTGTTGGGGAGCTGAACGTGTCACCCTGCCTGCAGGAGGGCTCGTCTCTGAGCCTGTGCGCTTGCTGGCTGGTCTCTCCTGCCCGCGGGCGGTCCCTGCAAGGCGGCTGGGTGTCAAAGGCTGGGTGTGCGGTTTTCTCCATAGTGGGAGATCACGGTGGTCCCTTGACAGCCCCACCGGCCACCTCGGTCTGAATGCATGGACCCAGCCCATCCACCCTAAAGCAGCGTGGCCTCACTGCGCTCTCTGACTGCCCCAGACAAAGTCCCCTTCATGCTGCTGACCCGCAGGGCTGCGTTACTGCCTGAGGCCCAGGAGAAGCTGGGCACAAAGCTTCTCTCTGGCTCTCCAAAGCCTTTCCTAGTGACCTGATGAAAAACACTGCTAGAAATAGCCACTGtctctcttttatttcattctcttgTTACGggctctcctggggctgcagaAGGCTGTTTGCAAATGAGCTAAAAATACCATGCATTGGATCAGCCCTATATCTAGCTGCTTACCTTCCAGGCTGGGGGCAGCTCAGCTGATGAGATCTGGGCCCCTCGGCCTTGGTGCAAGATTTTAGGGTTAGGGGGCAGATAAGAGAGCGGAGAGGAGAGGAAGCTTTGGCTGCATCTAGGGAACAACCCCGCTGCCTGTGTCATTTTCTGGCCATTGTGTCCTGTGTATTAATAGCTCGGGGAGAGATGCTCTCTAACAGCCTGGGCACGGCGTGTGCAACGGGAGAGTGCTGTAGCTCAGCAAAAGCTCTCTAGGCTCgcttccttccctgctctgcctgcaccagTGTTTCCAGGAGGGGTCTGGTCCAGGTATTTTTGGAGCGAGGCAatgtgggatggaggaagagggCTTGGGCAGAAGGCCAGCTTTGGGCCGTGGGAGTGGATGGTGACCTCGGGTCCATCGGATCCATGCAGGTGATGCCCTGCGTCCCCACTACCGGCTCAAACCCCCCAGGGCACGGGGTGAGCGATGCCGGGGTGGGGAGTGCCGGCTCTGTTGGTGCATCACCTTTGATGCTGGGCAGGGCGATGCTGGTTCCTGGAGTGTGCTGGGAACCGCCAGCTTCTGGGGAAGCCTTAGGgtaaatgccaggaaaaaaaaaaaaaaaaaaaaaaaaaagaaacaataacctGGAACAACTGCAAAACACGTGTCCTGCAGAGCACGACCATGTCCTTCCTGGAGGCCCCTGCAGGAGCTGCGAGCCTGCactgctcctctgccagctgcccgGGGCGGCAGGGTGGGGGCTTGGATGTGTCCCCATTACCCCGCTCTCCTCATTTCTGGATCCACCGTCCTGCCCAGGAAAGGGCCGGCACCTTCCTGTGCTGGGCAGTGCATAGCTCAGCGCTGAGCTCAAGCACAGATCTCTCTTGCTCCCTGCCTCGGCCGCCTGCCAGGCACATCTGGCTCAAATAaacggagccggggctgccgggaaGGTCCGGCGGACCTGGTCGCTGCTGGCCTTGCCGTGGCCAGCGCCGAGGGGAGCTTGCTGGCCAGGAGCCCGGCAGCCACCTCTCTCAGCTTGCCTCCTTAATGCCAAAGGCTGTTTCCTTTCCGCTCTGGGCGTAGCTCGCAGGCACGGTATCCGGCGCTGTGCCGTGGATGTTTCCCACCCTCGCTGCCTTTGTGGCTACTGGGGCAATTTGGCATCCTGGTATTATATTTTTGTTCCCTGAGACCAGAGGAAAACTGGAGGCTGGATAAAGCCTGGCTAAAAGAAGGCCTGTGACTTACTAGGAGCGATGAACTCAGTGTCTAAAAATAACCCATGTCTCACTCAAAGAGTTTGTGccctgcccagcagagcaggCAATTACAGGGTAACACGTCTTTAGGGAAACTTGTTCGTGGGTTGCGCAGGAGCTCGCTGGCTCCCTGCTGCGTGGGACGCTCGCTTGTCTGAGCACTGGTGATGGTTTTTTCCAGCTTGAAGCGAGACTCACGTAGTTGCACTCGCCTGAGCTCCTTTGTTGGTGCTAACTCACGTTTTAACCTTGCCGACTGCTTTCTGATGGTGGGAAAAAGTACCGAAAGCAGGTAAAACCCATTTGAACTCCCCGATAATTAGGAATTGAGTTGCTGGGTTGCTGCGTGCACCATCCCATCGAAGAGAGGCtttgcacagggcagaggtgttatTAGACACGTAGGTGTGTTTGTGAGCGATGCTCTCTTGGGGTGCAAGGCGAGGTGGGGGATTCCCTGCCGTGCACGGGGATTTGGAGCTGCGGCAGAGGCTCCTGACTGCTGCCCGTGTTGGCACGGGAGCTGTTAAAATCCTGCAAGTAGTTCAGCAACCGCAGAAATACCCTTGTGTGGGTAATCCCGAGCAGGCAGAGAGGCACCAGCCTTTGGTGCCCTTTCCAGTGGCAGCGTGCCCTGGCTTAAAGAATGAAAGTCCTGATCTCTAGCTGCAGAGGGGGAATTAAATGAGCCCTGGTGAGTATGGGGTGAGAGGGTTTGGGCTCTGGTTCAACAGAGCAAAAAATATACCCATCTTCTCTAAGCGTGGTGCCTCTGGTATGTATAGGAGCTGGTGGGGTCCTGTAGGTACCATCGGGAAGTGCTCTGCATGAACGAGCTGCAAGTGTTGGAGCTCTGCTGATGTCCTTGGTGATAAGCATGCCTGTGTCtgatttttgtctctcttcttaAAGAACTTCGAGGTGGAAGCTGATGACCTGGTGGCAATTTCGGAGCTGGGCCGTGGAGCCTACGGCGTGGTGGAGAAAGTCCGGCATGCGCAGAGCGGCACCATCATGGCCGTGAAGGTGAGGACAGCTGCTTGCTGAGGGAGATGGAGGTCAGGACGTGCAGCTCCAAGGGAGCGGAGAGACTGCTGAACTCCACCGGTCGCAGCAAAATGGGGAGAGGCTTGTCTCAGTTTGGCAGCCTCTGGTATCTGTAGCGTGGCTTGGCTGTTGGAGGGTCTGTGCTGATACCAGCTGGACACGGTGGGGTTGATCAGCAGGCTCTGAAAGCCAGGCTTGGTGCCTGCAGTTAGGCAgtgcaaggtttggatgtcagaGTGCCCATCCAGGCTTCTGGCCTGATCCTGCATCTGCTGAAGAGCTTGCCAAGGGTTTGTCATTCATTAAGGTGCTGTCTGGAAGAGGGAATCTGGGCATCTTCCTGGGTACTACTGgccacaaaaaaaagcccaaaacactTGCCCTGGCCTCAGAACCGCAGGTCCTCTGAGTCAGCCCAGGGGATAATGGTGTTATCCCACCTACATCAAACCCCTCTTCTTTCATATTTGTCTCAGAGGATTCGAGCGACTGTGAACACTCAGGAGCAGAAGAGGTTATTGATGGACTTGGACATCTCCATGAGGACAGTTGACTGCTTCTACACAGTCACCTTCTACGGAGCCCTCTTCCGTGAGGTACTGAGCCGATGGATGGCTGGTGGGCTGCGTGGCACCTGGGGCCCCTGCGATTGCGCTGAAGGCACTAAACTGTCCCAAACCACCTCTGCATTCTTCAGTGCAGCTGGGTTGTTTGAGATGCTGCCATGACTTAAAGTCAAAGGCTTGCCTCCATCAGGCAGCGTTGAGCAGGTCCGGTTCCTCACTTCCATGGCGAGTGCCTAAGCACGTTGTCCGTGGCCCGGACCGGCTTTGGGGCAGACCCTCAAAGGGAGCCATCGCAGATAGTTTTGGTGGTACCTGGACGTCTGAGCCCATCGCTATCCAGCGTGGAGCCCGTGTACTGGTGGTGTGGGCAACAGCGGCTGCGCAGCAGGGACCTTGGCTTGCCCCGTGTGGAAGGGGCAGTGTCTGTTTGTCCATCcgtccccacctctcccttcagcTCCCAGGGATTTCCAGGGAATTCCCTCTCAGCTGCTTTCTCTCCATCTGCAGGGCGACGTGTGGATCTGCATGGAACTCATGGACACCTCCCTAGATAAATTCTACAAGAAAGtactggagaagaagaaaaccatcCCTGAAGACATTTTAGGGAAAATGGCTGTGTCTGTGAGTGCCTCTTGGCTTCTTATGTGATTTTGTGCATCCCCTGAGCCCGTTGGAGGTCTCTGTTTATGCCCACGGTGTGGTGTGTTTGCAGTGGAAGGCTGGTGCTGCGTGTGATTAACGGATACTCTTTCGCTGTGTTCGTTCTCAGATTGTACGAGCTCTGGAGCATCTGCACAGTAAACTGTCCGTAATCCATAGAGGTAGGTGCTGGGTGGGGTTAGCGTGATGTGGCTGGAGATCTAGCCTTGAAATAAGTTATGTGAGGACTCCTTCCCAGGTGATGCGTGGTGTCTGCTTCTGGGATGCCTACGGTGGGGTCTAGTGGTACTTGGGACCATGGTGGACAGATCTAGATGCTCAAGGCCTATTCCTGAGATGTAGCCTTCATGCATCTGCTTGCGTGATGCTGTTCTCATCTTCCTTTCCAGATGAAGGGTTGAATATAATAACTGAATTCCTCACTACCTATATTTTCATGGGCATCTCTAGCTCTCTTGGAGTAGAGATGCATCAAAGGCAGCTCTTGGAGCCAAAACCCCCTAGCCTTCCTGGCTGGGTAGTTCTGGCAAGGTGAGGGCTGAAGGAGACCTTGCAAATCAGAGATGGGAATTGTAACACTCAGGTCCTGTTCTTCATCCTGGTATAGTTCCTTGTGTAGTTGTGGACAGATAATGATGGGCATGAGACAAGCTGTCCTGAGAACTTGGTAGAGTTGAGCTTTTACGGCTGTGTTGGGCACATAAATCTCTCCTAAGGAGCTGGGCATTAACTcctcaacattttatttcaaccTTTTGACCTGCCTCTTTAGAGAGGAGGCCTGTTCTGCCTGGAGAGGCATGGTTATAGTTCGTGAACAACTTTTACTGAAATAGAAGACTGGTGGGGTTTTGTCTCCCTTCCCTTGTGTTAgggcctgcctgctcccctcccaggTCGGTGGGGAGTTTCCCGTCTTGTCTCAGGCTCTGCAAAGGCCCAATCTGCCCTCTCATGTTCTCTCTCTTAGATGTGAAACCTTCCAACGTGCTGATCAACAAGGAGGGACACGTGAAAATGTGCGATTTTGGGATCAGCGGCTACTTGGTGGACTCCGTTGCGAAGACCATGGATGCCGGCTGCAAACCATACATGGCTGTAAGTGTGCTCGTGTGGGGCCGGAGCTGGCAGCCTTCAGCTGCCTTCAGCCTTTACTCGAAGAGGCTGCTGCTTAGAAATCAGTCTTGGTTCACCTGTGTCCTGAGATAGAAACCACTTCAGAGTGCTCTGGGCTTCCTGACTCAGCAGAGTCCTCCAAGGACGGGATTACCCTCCCTGTAAGCCCTGCTGTGTGTGTTAATCCCGCAGCAGACTCTTCCTCTGCCACCTTCCATTTGCAGAAGGGTAAAAGACTGGCTGGTGCTGGTTGTGGTGGTTGGAAGGGCTGCTCCTTGTTGGCTAGAAAATGCTGAGGCTTTTCTTGGCAGGATCATTTAACTTCATCCTCTCAAGGCAGTATGAATTTCCCTTTACCATCCGTGGCATCTGTGTGGGTAGCTTGTGCTCCTGGGGCAGGGATCATGCTGCAGGGGTAGTACAAGTCTCGCTCAGGAGCTGGAGGGCAGAGTTTATGTGGGTTGTGTGGAGCAATCAGTGCTAGATTTAACCTCAGACCCTGCCTCCATGGGGACGTGAGCCAGGGGAATCCACCCAACCTGAGTTTTGAGCCAGGGATTTGCTCtgtggggtttgcactgggaaaACGAGATAGAGTCGTAATATCTTCCATTTTGCTGTTACAGCCAGAAAGAATAAACCCCGAGCTGAACCAGAAGGGCTACAACGTGAAGTCGGATGTCTGGAGTCTGGGGATCACAATGGTAACACCGAGGGCTTGGActggcaccctgcagccctggggttgggatggggtctgtACTGGCAGGGCTCTAACTTTGCCGTGAGCGGTGGTATCTGGCGGCTTCACCCCTGGGTGGGTGCCCACCAAACGGGGCTAAATTTTGAGCGTGATAGCTTGGGGCATGAGATGAATTACCCAGGGCACAGGGTGGTGCTGCTGCCCCGTGCACACGGGGGTACCTCACCCCGGGGCGAGGTAGCTGTGAGCCGGGGCGTGCGGCCAGCATTGCCACCACTGCTGCAGCTCTTGCCAAGTCGGCTGGCAAGCTTGCCAGGAGGTAATCCATCTTCTaccccttctctttcctcctctcccttcttgcATGTTCCTGCTGGATCCTGGGGGATACACAAAGGCCTGTTATCCCCACGTGGTTCCCTTGTGCCCCTCCATTTGGTTTCACAGAGCTACTTGTGTACAATGCCAGCTCCAAATAGCTCCAGTTAGCTCTGAGCCGTGTCGGTGTGGATGGCAGACTCCCAGGGGGCAATATCTGGATGACGGTGGGCTTCGTCGGGCATCCAAGAGTCTGGCTTTTAATTGTTCTGCAGTTCCCCATGCGCTGGCTGGAGAGGTAGTCAGTGGAGCAGGGTTTGCTGCAACTGGGTCACAGCCTTCCTGCGTGCACCCCGCTCCCGTGTTAGCAAAGCCTTGCAGGAGGATCGGGGCGAGTtggcctgccctgctgcagcgcGGGGTGCTGTGCATGCTTTGCAGCAAGTCCTGCCTGCAGGGTAGCTCAGAGCAGCCAACAGGAAGGGGAAATACTTTCAGTTCCAAAATCGCAGCTGCTCAGGATGGTTTATCTACCTCTTGCAAGAAACGGatcttgcagaaagcagctgaaatctTCTGGCGCCAGAGGACAAAGGAAATCCCAGCTGTTGGCTCGAAGGGGATGCCGCCTGGGAACGCGCCTCTCGCTTTCCAGGAGACTGTCTTTCTGCGGGTAGATTATTTTCAGGAATTTTTCCTGTGCCCCGTTGGCTGTCGCTTGTCTTGGATGCTGGCATCCCTGTCTTTGTGTGCGCTGCTCAGATCTCTTGGTAAATATTCCCTCTTCCCCAGCTAGTTTTGTCCACAGTGCCAAACCCAAGCCCCTCTCCTTGGTGTCCCCgtgccagagcagagctgggctggctggctggaaatGTAGTCAGCTCCGGGTTTCCTCCCGAGATGCAGGAAGCTGTGGGATGGGAGATTGCGTGAACGATGAAATCTCTCAACCTTTCCAAAGCTGGATGGGAGAGGGGAACCTTGCTGAAagcctgccagcctgcagctgaaCGGAGCCCCAACCTGTTTGACTCCCTCTAATGTCTTCCTCCTGGGCTggcttcctgggttttttttatttttgaaggggtTTGATTGATTTCAGACCAGCCGGTTTTAGGGCCATTGAGTTGCAGGGCTAATCCAGGCCTTTCCGGGCCGGTGGCTTCATTCAGTtttccagcagcaggagctgagctccCTACGCCTGAGCCAGAGGCATGCAGGGGTCCCTGGCTCTGCCCTGTGTCCTTTCAGGTTTCTCATTCCtcccattccatcccatcccgtcccaccCTGCCAGGCAGGTCTGGAGGTTCTGCTGCCTGTCTCGAGATGGGAGCCGACCCTTGGCACGAGGTGGCTGCCCAAGAGCTGTGATGGGCTTTTTCCTGCTCGAATGGGTGACAGAGCAGAGGTGACTTG from Mycteria americana isolate JAX WOST 10 ecotype Jacksonville Zoo and Gardens chromosome 12, USCA_MyAme_1.0, whole genome shotgun sequence encodes the following:
- the MAP2K3 gene encoding dual specificity mitogen-activated protein kinase kinase 3 isoform X2 yields the protein MDKKQDSKGSLEPHKPVKSKKKRELRITCPPIKQPVANTTPPRNLDSRAFITIGDKNFEVEADDLVAISELGRGAYGVVEKVRHAQSGTIMAVKRIRATVNTQEQKRLLMDLDISMRTVDCFYTVTFYGALFREGDVWICMELMDTSLDKFYKKVLEKKKTIPEDILGKMAVSIVRALEHLHSKLSVIHRDVKPSNVLINKEGHVKMCDFGISGYLVDSVAKTMDAGCKPYMAPERINPELNQKGYNVKSDVWSLGITMIELAILRFPYESWGTPFQQLKQVVEEPSPQLPTDRFSKEFVDFTAQCLRKNPAERMNYLELMEHPFFTLHDTKETDMASFVTEILGEDS
- the MAP2K3 gene encoding dual specificity mitogen-activated protein kinase kinase 3 isoform X1, which codes for MSLPRDSKGSLEPHKPVKSKKKRELRITCPPIKQPVANTTPPRNLDSRAFITIGDKNFEVEADDLVAISELGRGAYGVVEKVRHAQSGTIMAVKRIRATVNTQEQKRLLMDLDISMRTVDCFYTVTFYGALFREGDVWICMELMDTSLDKFYKKVLEKKKTIPEDILGKMAVSIVRALEHLHSKLSVIHRDVKPSNVLINKEGHVKMCDFGISGYLVDSVAKTMDAGCKPYMAPERINPELNQKGYNVKSDVWSLGITMIELAILRFPYESWGTPFQQLKQVVEEPSPQLPTDRFSKEFVDFTAQCLRKNPAERMNYLELMEHPFFTLHDTKETDMASFVTEILGEDS